From one Onychomys torridus chromosome 12, mOncTor1.1, whole genome shotgun sequence genomic stretch:
- the Ropn1 gene encoding ropporin-1A: MPQTDKQVCIPPELPELLKQFTKVAIRTQPPDLIQWAAEYFGAMSRGEIPPARERSEQVTLSNWAELTPELLKVLHSRVGGRLIIHADELAQMWKVLNLPTDLFNSVMNVGRFTEEIEWLKFLALACSSLGVTIAKTLKIVCEVLSCDHDGGPPRIPFSTFQFLYTYIAEVDGEISSSHVSRMLNYIEQEVIGPDGLIKVNDFTQNPRVRLE, encoded by the exons ATGCCTCAGACAGACAAGCAAGTATGCATCCCACCGGAGCTGCCGGAACTGCTCAAGCAGTTTACCAAAGTTGCCATTCGGACCCAGCCTCCGGATCTCATCCAGTGGGCCGCTGA ATATTTCGGGGCCATGTCCCGTGGAGAGATTCCTCCTGCTAGAGAGAGGTCTGAGCAAGTCACTTTGTCCAACTGGGCTGAGCTGACCCCTGAGCTGCTGAAGGTCCTGCATTCTCGG GTTGGTGGCAGACTGATCATCCACGCCGACGAACTGGCCCAGATGTGGAAGGTGCTGAATCTCCCAACAGACCTGTTCAACAGTGTGATGAATGTGGGCCGCTTCACGGAGGAGATCGAATGGCTGAAGTTTCTAGCCCTTGCTTGTAGCTCCCTTGGAGTC ACCATTGCCAAAACTCTGAAGATAGTGTGTGAAGTCTTATCCTGTGACCATGATGGAGGACCACCCCGGATTCCTTTCAGCACCTTCCAGTTTCTCTACACATACATCGCTGAAGTGGATGGGGAGATCTCTTCATCCCATGTCAGCAGGATGCTCAACTATATTGAACAAGAAGT aatTGGTCCTGATGGCTTAATCAAGGTGAATGACTTCACTCAAAACCCTAGGGTTCGGCTGGAATAA